The Flavobacterium sp. 140616W15 sequence TTCTCCGTTTACATATACTTTATTGGAGTTGGGAAAAGGAGTTCTGGAAATTTGTTCTTCTGTAGTCATAGTATTTTGTTTCAAGTTTCAGGTTTCAAGTTTGGCCTTGATTGTGGTTTTTTTGCGTTTGTTTTTTCCGTAGAGGCACACAGCAGTGCGTCTACACATGATATATCAATTGGAATTTGGAATTTTAAAAAAAATGGAATTTGACTTTTATCCACCTTGAGTGGCAGAAATAATTAAAATTTCGTCAGTTTCTTGTACGTGAAATTCGTTCCAGTTGAGTTTTGGAACGACAGTATTGTTTACGGCAACGGCAATTCCGTTTTGTTTGTTCGGAATTTCGAGATCGAGCAATGCCTGAACGCTAAGAGTTTCAGTATTGAATTGTTTGGTTTGTTGATTGATTTTTAGTTCCATTCCTTCAGAATTTAGTATATAGTTATACTTTAGGAATGGCTACTATTACGCATAAAAATGCGCGCAGAAGTCATCTTACTTTTCCCTACGCTAGTATGAACTAGATCAGGTTCAGAGGGTAAAATCTCAGCCTACTTTATTGTAGACACCCCTAAAGTGTGAAGCAAATGTATGAAAAAAATGTTTTGGAACTATAAAAGTTTCAAGTCTCGAGTTTCAGGTTTATCAAAGAAGACTGAAAACGGCAACTGAAGACTCTTTTATTTTGTTCGCGTCCAGCAATCTTCGACATGGTCATTGATCATTCCAGTAGCTTGCATATGTGCATAAATAACGGTTGAGCCTACAAATTTAAATCCTCTTTTTTTTAAATCTTTGCTAATCGCATCAGAAAGTGGAGTAGTGGCTGGAACATCTTTTAGGGTTTTCGGATTGTTGTCGATGGGTTTTCCATTAGTAAATTTCCAGATATAGTCAGAGAAACTTCCAAATTCCTCTTGTATTTTTATAAACGCTTGCGCATTGCTAACCGCCGAATGTATTTTTAATTTGTTTCGGATTATTCCTGTGTCTTGTAATAACGATTCAATTTTATCTTCAGAATATTGTGCCATTTTTTTGTAATCGAAATTATCAAAAGCAATTCTAAAATTCTCTCTTTTGTTTAATATTGTTATCCAACTTAATCCAGCCTGAAAGGTTTCTAGAATTAAAAATTCAAATAATGATGCATCGTCGTAAACAGGAACACCCCATTCTTCATCGTGATATTTTTTATATAAATCACTTGCTGAGCACCAGCCACATCTTATTGGTTCCATTTTTTATTTCAAATGTATAAAAAAACCTCAAATTTTGTGAATTTGAGGTTTAGTATGATTGTATTTCGGGTGAAATTATTTTCTTTTTAATACTACAACGTATATTTCTACTACTTTTCCTTGAGGGTCGGTATGTATGTATTTTAATTTAAGTGTAGATTTATTTAGTTCTAAAATTTCTGCTATAACAGCTTCGTCATCATCATAAGCTGTGTATTTTGTTGTTAGTGAATTACCTTCTTTTGACCAAGTTCCACTTTCACTAAAAGTAGCACATTCCGAGTCATTAAACTCTGAATAGGTTTCTGTGTAAGTACCATTATTAAGGAATGTTATAGTGTTTTTATCGCAACCACCTTCATTGCTAATTGGCGTTAAAGTCTCTACACCATCAACGATTAATCCTTCATGTGTAGCTTCCCAAGTTGATTCAATAGAATTGTTGTCATCATCATTACTGCATGATGAAATAGATAGACTTAGAGTTACCATTAATAAAATTAAAATGTAATTTTTTTTCATTTTATCTTTTTTTATTGTTAAAATTAATGTGTAAAACTAGTATTTAAATAGGTAAGTTAAAATAAATAAACAGGTTTTTATGGGTTAATTTATTAAATAAAAGCTAGTTTATTGATTATGTGTGTGTTGTTTATTTTCCAATTTTCCAATGGTACCCTTTAACTGAAGGAATATAGGCCGAGGTTCCAATAATTATTAAGTCGTTATAGATTTTTTTGTTGTGTTTTATCCCAATAGCTTTTCCAGAGGTATGCATTTTATTGGCTTCAAATTTGATTTTTATTCGGGCATCGGCAAATTTGGCATCCGAAATCTTTTCGATAAACCAAGTAGAATTCCATTTGATATCGATTTCATCTTCGGCAGTTTTTGTTATGCTTTTGATTAATTTAACACCGTCTTTTGGGATATTATGATTCTCAATAAGTTCTTTTTGTGTTAGCGTTTCTCCTGTTTTGCAAGTTGATAATAATTTTTTGAAATAAGTAAAACCTTTAAGTTTTTCGGTTTCGATACTTTCTATTCCGATGCTATCTTTTGATGAGATTGTTTCTTCTGTGATCGTTTTATTATTTTTTATATTTCCTGATGCAACTATTGTTTTAGTAATTGAATCTTTAACAGAAGTTATAGTTTCTATTGCACTGTTAGAAATATTTTTTATTTTTTCAGTAACATTTGATGTTGATTGTAATAATTGTTTTCTATCATTTTTATTACAGCTAGACAAGAAGCATATAATTAAAATAAATAAAATGGTATTGTAATTTTTCATGCGGTTTAATTCTCTTTTTTTTCTTTTGGATGATCTTCTTCCAGGTATTTTTTAATTAAATGATGTCCAAGATAAATTAATGGAGTTAATAAAACTGCAACAGTAAGTTTAAATGTGTAACCAGTAAGTCCTGATGAAATAAAAGTGTCAAAATCTATTTTTCCGGGTAACCAAAACGCAATTCCTAATACAATAAAAGAATCGAATAATTGAGATATTACAGTTGATCCAGTAGTTCTAAGCCAAATTTTCTTTTCACCTGTTCTTTTTTGAAAAACCAGAATATCCAAACGTCTATTAGTTGTGATGCCATAAACGCAATAAGACTCCCTACAATAATCCACATGCTTTGTCCGAATACAGCTTGAAATTGTTCGTCATTTACAGGACTTATTCCTTTTGCGGCCGGAATTACTATTGCCATAAATAATATAATAAAGGCATAAGCAATTAAACAGGCTGTTATGAGTGACAGTTTTTTAACCCCTTTTTCTCCAAAATACTCATTGATTAAGTCGGTAGTTAAAAAAACGACTGGCCAAGGCAAAATTCCGATACTCATTACAAATGGACCAATTTGAATTAGTTTCCCTCCAATTAACTCAGCCAC is a genomic window containing:
- a CDS encoding lipocalin family protein codes for the protein MKKNYILILLMVTLSLSISSCSNDDDNNSIESTWEATHEGLIVDGVETLTPISNEGGCDKNTITFLNNGTYTETYSEFNDSECATFSESGTWSKEGNSLTTKYTAYDDDEAVIAEILELNKSTLKLKYIHTDPQGKVVEIYVVVLKRK
- a CDS encoding DNA-3-methyladenine glycosylase I; translation: MEPIRCGWCSASDLYKKYHDEEWGVPVYDDASLFEFLILETFQAGLSWITILNKRENFRIAFDNFDYKKMAQYSEDKIESLLQDTGIIRNKLKIHSAVSNAQAFIKIQEEFGSFSDYIWKFTNGKPIDNNPKTLKDVPATTPLSDAISKDLKKRGFKFVGSTVIYAHMQATGMINDHVEDCWTRTK
- the thiS gene encoding sulfur carrier protein ThiS: MELKINQQTKQFNTETLSVQALLDLEIPNKQNGIAVAVNNTVVPKLNWNEFHVQETDEILIISATQGG